One region of Pygocentrus nattereri isolate fPygNat1 chromosome 14, fPygNat1.pri, whole genome shotgun sequence genomic DNA includes:
- the syngr1a gene encoding synaptogyrin-1a isoform X2, with the protein MDQAYGAGKAGGAFDPLAFFQQPQTILRLVSWIFSIVIFGCIANEGYVNRPNEVEEFCIFNRNQNACNYGVAMGSLAFLSCAAFLALDIYFPQISGVKDRKKVVLADIGISAFWSFMWFVGFCFLTNQWQVAKPEDNPLNEGGDAARAAITFSFFSIFTWGALTVLALERLKRVSFEEEYNKLFTPHTPPPFV; encoded by the exons ATGGACCAGGCGTACGGGGCGGGCAAGGCTGGGGGTGCCTTCGACCCACTGGCCTTCTTTCAACAACCACAAACGATTCTTCGCCTCGTATCGTGG ATATTTTCCATTGTCATCTTCGGCTGTATTGCTAATGAAGGCTATGTGAACCGGCCAAATGAGGTGGAGGAGTTCTGCATCTTTAACCGCAACCAAAATGCCTGTAACTATGGTGTCGCTATGGGCTCACTGGCTTTCCTCAGCTGTGCTGCATTCCTGGCTTTGGATATCTACTTCCCACAGATCAGTGGAGTCAAAGACCGCAAGAAGGTTGTGCTCGCAGACATAGGCATCTCGG CATTTTGGTCCTTCATGTGGTTTGTGGGATTCTGTTTCCTGACTAACCAGTGGCAAGTAGCCAAGCCTGAAGACAATCCTTTAAATGAGGGTGGAGATGCAGCAAGAGCAGCCATcaccttctccttcttctcaaTCTTTACCTGG GGTGCTCTAACAGTGCTGGCCTTGGAGCGTCTAAAGAGAGTTTCGTTTGAAGAGGAGTACAACAAACTGTTCACCCCTCACACTCCTCCTCCCTTTGTCTAA
- the syngr1a gene encoding synaptogyrin-1a isoform X1, which yields MDQAYGAGKAGGAFDPLAFFQQPQTILRLVSWIFSIVIFGCIANEGYVNRPNEVEEFCIFNRNQNACNYGVAMGSLAFLSCAAFLALDIYFPQISGVKDRKKVVLADIGISAFWSFMWFVGFCFLTNQWQVAKPEDNPLNEGGDAARAAITFSFFSIFTWAGQAFLAFQRYKLGASSSLFSQDYADPSQDPTAAPPAGSEYTGYTGDTEAPANVDSSYYGSAGYQNQDY from the exons ATGGACCAGGCGTACGGGGCGGGCAAGGCTGGGGGTGCCTTCGACCCACTGGCCTTCTTTCAACAACCACAAACGATTCTTCGCCTCGTATCGTGG ATATTTTCCATTGTCATCTTCGGCTGTATTGCTAATGAAGGCTATGTGAACCGGCCAAATGAGGTGGAGGAGTTCTGCATCTTTAACCGCAACCAAAATGCCTGTAACTATGGTGTCGCTATGGGCTCACTGGCTTTCCTCAGCTGTGCTGCATTCCTGGCTTTGGATATCTACTTCCCACAGATCAGTGGAGTCAAAGACCGCAAGAAGGTTGTGCTCGCAGACATAGGCATCTCGG CATTTTGGTCCTTCATGTGGTTTGTGGGATTCTGTTTCCTGACTAACCAGTGGCAAGTAGCCAAGCCTGAAGACAATCCTTTAAATGAGGGTGGAGATGCAGCAAGAGCAGCCATcaccttctccttcttctcaaTCTTTACCTGG GCTGGTCAAGCATTCTTGGCCTTTCAGAGGTACAAGCTTGGAGCAAGCTCCAGTCTCTTCTCCCAGGACTACGCTGACCCCAGCCAGGACCCGACAGCTGCACCCCCTGCAGGCTCGGAATACACAGGCTATACGGGCGACACGGAGGCTCCAGCCAATGTGGATTCCTCCTATTATGGCTCTGCAGGCTACCAGAACCAAGACTACTAA
- the LOC108413611 gene encoding telethonin, translating into MQVCTVLEKRSGCVVGAELSCSVREENVSKRESYSADWHSINMKTQHEDRQSMVMSDDSRRESMSRYWQARPLTQSCPSGVRRVGTLESGVREHQLLPFRNTLPLPIFKPAELGVRLGRGTPHTPEDFIPTCAPSGACPDKRDIQEITKELPPVKPTRMEFAKAPRTLGRSMSQEAQRG; encoded by the exons ATGCAGGTGTGCACAGTGCTGGAGAAGCGCAGCGGCTGTGTGGTcggagctgagctgagctgcagTGTGAGAGAAGAGAATGTTTCCAAGAGAGAAAGCTACAGCGCCGACTGGCACAGCATCaacatgaaaacacagcatGAGGACCG CCAGTCCATGGTGATGTCAGATGATTCTCGGCGGGAGTCTATGTCCCGTTACTGGCAGGCCCGCCCTCTCACCCAGTCCTGCCCATCAGGCGTGCGAAGAGTAGGCACTCTGGAGTCGGGCGTCCGGGAGCACCAGCTGCTGCCCTTCAGAAACACCCTTCCCCTGCCCATCTTCAAACCAGCTGAGCTAGGCGTCAGGCTGGGTCGCGGCACCCCCCACACCCCAGAGGACTTCATCCCCACCTGCGCCCCCAGTGGAGCATGCCCAGACAAGCGGGACATCCAAGAGATCACCAAAGAGCTGCCGCCTGTCAAACCCACCCGCATGGAGTTCGCCAAAGCGCCTAGAACACTGGGCAGGTCCATGTCCCAGGAGGCCCAgagagggtga